From the genome of Lineus longissimus chromosome 8, tnLinLong1.2, whole genome shotgun sequence, one region includes:
- the LOC135492803 gene encoding uncharacterized protein LOC135492803 yields MGTKYTPKIISYAQALAKKPMADLLATYKDGDQSLCALLLLVQVFPPNNSQNKRKAMKGEVVSNETCSRADADSYLIQFFPVGSDIDVLAKQIDATKYTQPIIIGIGPRIRPVQYFIVVDFQPIQAGSTIIEAFDMLFKVHYVFDVHFAPQLDNFYGLFQTVTYAVVAKPMKPQLLSAVSAIGLQ; encoded by the exons ATGGGCACCAAGTACACGCCGAAAATAATCTCTTATGCTCAAGCATTAGCAAAGAAGCCGATGgcagatctgcttgccacttATAAAGATGGTGATC aaaGCTTGTGTGCCTTGCTTTTACTGGTGCAAGTATTTCCACCCAACAATTCACAAAACAAGCGAAAGGCTATGAAGGGCGAGGTGGTTTCGAATGAAACATGCAGCAGAGCAGATGCGGATAGCTATCTCATCCAGTTCTTCCCA GTTGGCAGCGACATAGACGTATTGGCCAAGCAGATTGATGCAACCAAGTACACACAGCCAATCATAATTGGCATTGGACCAAGAATTAGACCGGTCCAGTACTTCATAGTGGTTGACTTCCAGCCAATTCAAGCGGGGTCAACCATTATTGAAGCATTTGACATGCTTTTTAAAGTGCATTACGTCTTTGACGTTCATTTCGCGCCCCAACTTGATAACTTCTATGGTCTTTTTCAGACAGTTACCTATGCTGTGGTGGCAAAACCAATGAAGCCACAGCTGCTTTCGGCAGTTAGTGCCATTGGTCTCCAGTAG
- the LOC135492317 gene encoding uncharacterized protein LOC135492317 isoform X1, which translates to MESYFYLLYNESESLPVCSNDMHSFSNSFYDMNSSNTKLRNKHFSIPVYYLFSVIIMEKKTMERSCAAAAAVSNKKLTYANVVAGKKPLPILDGPDSEEEFTSKPHEWVKVERKRPKEAKKGHLKLYLKKRSFKTQLSTPRMTTKKTKVTKTPPEEPTPSPPSPSRTTTTPGNDEERKVGRISPPLPPPVTQSTTTTMGERTYSDFIDILNDWVLKRAGVGKMYLPKYYEGKERKEFLEVMMPYLNPTLFFLPSSSDAGCQENAVPETPPSPPHQSVIMVTDQPHTVRDSPHLRDLLQRSSNIDLDHEEEKIPPSQIYRPDGKDLNEVFFVPEFHQCVAGDQEALEQEHLTTEMPQPSDEDVVLVPDSPDLVKQMPVREDSKEKIPPLNRELEGVPCTPEDLALLDFSDLLYYEENRKCHSKRDKLPNGLPMTENSSDGDVLKYLSGSFPDNESNVTGNQSESPLCTPIVNVDSDSPLRGQIVHNLFDEITNGKVQLEGLQSSQLGQDVQLQQFLESNILTKAEERSSLTTNKLQEVNEPHTSQVASTSSAYIRSDPTKRKLDLDGGNSKKRQRRQDRDSVLRSLLKSPNERRPPHAIGVLPGGNVGNGVPQKDNPNIRAILSGTHSVVHPFHDTKMATSFLGLRQKTTKKT; encoded by the exons ATGGAGTCGTATTTCTATTTGCTATACAATGAGTCAGAATCATTACCTGTATGCAGCaatgacatgcattcatttaGCAACTCTTTCTATGACATGAACTCGTCAAACACAAAACTTCGCAACAAACACTTCTCTATTCCTGTATATTACTTATTTTCAGTTATAATAATGGAAAAGAAGACAATGGAACGGTCATGTGCAGCAGCAGCTGCTGTTAGTAataaaaaattgacatatgcCAATGTGGTTGCTGGAAAAAAGCCTCTTCCTATTCTTg acggACCTGATTCCGAGGAGGAGTTCACTTCTAAACCACATGAATGGGTAAAAGTGGAAAGGAAGAGGCCTAAAGAGGCAAAGAAAG gccATTTGAAGCTCTATCTAAAAAAGAGGTCATTTAAAACTCAACTGTCAACTCCAAGaatgacaacaaaaaaaacGA aagttACAAAAACGCCACCAGAAGAACCAACAccctcaccaccatcaccatcaagaacaacaacaacccctggaaatgatgaagaaagaaaagttgGAAGAATATCCCCGCCACTCCCACCACCTGTAAcgcagtcaacaacaacaacaatgggcGAAAGAACGTACAGTGATTTTATAGACATTTTAAACGATTGGGTTTTGAAGAGAGCAGGTGTTGGGAAGATGTACCtcccaaaatattatgaagGGAAGGAACGTAAGGAATTTCTTGAGGTAATGATGCCGTATTTAAATCCTACACTCTTTTTTTTACCATCGTCATCTGATGCTGGTTGTCAGGAAAATGCTGTGCCTGAAACGCCTCCTTCACCACCTCATCAATCTGTCATTATGGTGACTGATCAGCCGCATACGGTACGGGATAGTCCACATTTAAGGGATCTGCTGCAACGATCCAGCAATATTGATTTGGAtcatgaggaagaaaaaatacctcctTCGCAAATTTATCGTCCCGATGGTAAAGACCTGAATGAGGTGTTTTTTGTTCCTGAATTTCATCAGTGTGTTGCTGGAGATCAGGAGGCGTTGGAACAAGAACATCTGACAACTGAAATGCCTCAACCATCTGATGAGGATGTTGTTCTTGTTCCAGACTCTCCTGATCTAGTGAAACAGATGCCTGTCCGGGAagatagcaaagaaaaaatacctcccCTAAACAGAGAATTGGAGGGGGTGCCATGCACACCAGAGGATCTTGCTTTGCTAGACTTCTCGGACTTGCTatattatgaagaaaataggaagtgccattcaaaaagagacaaattacCAAACGGATTGCCTATGACAGAAAATTCGTCAGATGGGGACGtcctgaaatatctttcagGATCGTTTCCAGataatgaatcaaatgtaacaggcaaccaatcagaatcaccacTCTGTACACCAATTGTAAACGTGGATTCTGATTCTCCTCTTCGAGGTCAAATAGTTCATAATCTCTTTGATGAGATTACGAATGGGAAAGTGCAACTTGAGGGGTTGCAATCATCACAACTTGGGCAGGATGTCCAACTCCAGCAGTTTCTGGAGTCGAACATCCTCACCAAGGCTGAGGAGCGTTCATCACTTACAACTAACAAGTTGCAAGAGGTGAACGAACCTCATACCTCTCAAGTTGCATCGACATCCTCCGCTTATATCAGGTCTGATCCTACTAAGCGGAAGCTTGACCTCGATGGGGGGAATTCAAAGAAGCGACAGAGGAGGCAGGACAGGGACTCTGTCTTGAGATCACTTTTGAAAAGTCCCAATGAAAGGAGACCTCCTCATGCAATTGGTGTTCTACCGGGTGGTAATGTTGGAAATGGTGTACCCCAGAAAGACAATCCCAACATCCGGGCAATTTTAAGTGGCACACATTCTGTGGTACACCCTTTCCATGATACCAAGATGGCGACGTCTTTTTTAGGGCTTCGTCAAAAGACGACAAAAAAAACGTAG
- the LOC135492317 gene encoding uncharacterized protein LOC135492317 isoform X2, with product MEKKTMERSCAAAAAVSNKKLTYANVVAGKKPLPILDGPDSEEEFTSKPHEWVKVERKRPKEAKKGHLKLYLKKRSFKTQLSTPRMTTKKTKVTKTPPEEPTPSPPSPSRTTTTPGNDEERKVGRISPPLPPPVTQSTTTTMGERTYSDFIDILNDWVLKRAGVGKMYLPKYYEGKERKEFLEVMMPYLNPTLFFLPSSSDAGCQENAVPETPPSPPHQSVIMVTDQPHTVRDSPHLRDLLQRSSNIDLDHEEEKIPPSQIYRPDGKDLNEVFFVPEFHQCVAGDQEALEQEHLTTEMPQPSDEDVVLVPDSPDLVKQMPVREDSKEKIPPLNRELEGVPCTPEDLALLDFSDLLYYEENRKCHSKRDKLPNGLPMTENSSDGDVLKYLSGSFPDNESNVTGNQSESPLCTPIVNVDSDSPLRGQIVHNLFDEITNGKVQLEGLQSSQLGQDVQLQQFLESNILTKAEERSSLTTNKLQEVNEPHTSQVASTSSAYIRSDPTKRKLDLDGGNSKKRQRRQDRDSVLRSLLKSPNERRPPHAIGVLPGGNVGNGVPQKDNPNIRAILSGTHSVVHPFHDTKMATSFLGLRQKTTKKT from the exons ATGGAAAAGAAGACAATGGAACGGTCATGTGCAGCAGCAGCTGCTGTTAGTAataaaaaattgacatatgcCAATGTGGTTGCTGGAAAAAAGCCTCTTCCTATTCTTg acggACCTGATTCCGAGGAGGAGTTCACTTCTAAACCACATGAATGGGTAAAAGTGGAAAGGAAGAGGCCTAAAGAGGCAAAGAAAG gccATTTGAAGCTCTATCTAAAAAAGAGGTCATTTAAAACTCAACTGTCAACTCCAAGaatgacaacaaaaaaaacGA aagttACAAAAACGCCACCAGAAGAACCAACAccctcaccaccatcaccatcaagaacaacaacaacccctggaaatgatgaagaaagaaaagttgGAAGAATATCCCCGCCACTCCCACCACCTGTAAcgcagtcaacaacaacaacaatgggcGAAAGAACGTACAGTGATTTTATAGACATTTTAAACGATTGGGTTTTGAAGAGAGCAGGTGTTGGGAAGATGTACCtcccaaaatattatgaagGGAAGGAACGTAAGGAATTTCTTGAGGTAATGATGCCGTATTTAAATCCTACACTCTTTTTTTTACCATCGTCATCTGATGCTGGTTGTCAGGAAAATGCTGTGCCTGAAACGCCTCCTTCACCACCTCATCAATCTGTCATTATGGTGACTGATCAGCCGCATACGGTACGGGATAGTCCACATTTAAGGGATCTGCTGCAACGATCCAGCAATATTGATTTGGAtcatgaggaagaaaaaatacctcctTCGCAAATTTATCGTCCCGATGGTAAAGACCTGAATGAGGTGTTTTTTGTTCCTGAATTTCATCAGTGTGTTGCTGGAGATCAGGAGGCGTTGGAACAAGAACATCTGACAACTGAAATGCCTCAACCATCTGATGAGGATGTTGTTCTTGTTCCAGACTCTCCTGATCTAGTGAAACAGATGCCTGTCCGGGAagatagcaaagaaaaaatacctcccCTAAACAGAGAATTGGAGGGGGTGCCATGCACACCAGAGGATCTTGCTTTGCTAGACTTCTCGGACTTGCTatattatgaagaaaataggaagtgccattcaaaaagagacaaattacCAAACGGATTGCCTATGACAGAAAATTCGTCAGATGGGGACGtcctgaaatatctttcagGATCGTTTCCAGataatgaatcaaatgtaacaggcaaccaatcagaatcaccacTCTGTACACCAATTGTAAACGTGGATTCTGATTCTCCTCTTCGAGGTCAAATAGTTCATAATCTCTTTGATGAGATTACGAATGGGAAAGTGCAACTTGAGGGGTTGCAATCATCACAACTTGGGCAGGATGTCCAACTCCAGCAGTTTCTGGAGTCGAACATCCTCACCAAGGCTGAGGAGCGTTCATCACTTACAACTAACAAGTTGCAAGAGGTGAACGAACCTCATACCTCTCAAGTTGCATCGACATCCTCCGCTTATATCAGGTCTGATCCTACTAAGCGGAAGCTTGACCTCGATGGGGGGAATTCAAAGAAGCGACAGAGGAGGCAGGACAGGGACTCTGTCTTGAGATCACTTTTGAAAAGTCCCAATGAAAGGAGACCTCCTCATGCAATTGGTGTTCTACCGGGTGGTAATGTTGGAAATGGTGTACCCCAGAAAGACAATCCCAACATCCGGGCAATTTTAAGTGGCACACATTCTGTGGTACACCCTTTCCATGATACCAAGATGGCGACGTCTTTTTTAGGGCTTCGTCAAAAGACGACAAAAAAAACGTAG